ATATCGAGACTGCGCATGCCAAAACCGGCGAGAATATTTTGATAAAGAGCGGCGATGTGGAAATAAACGCCGCCATTACGGCGAAGCCGTTTTATACGAAAGGCACGGCAAGGAGCTGATAATCGGGGGTCAGACCCTCGTTATGTAAACTACGTAGTTAACATAATCAGGGTCTGACCCCAAAGACAGGAGCGGCAATGAACATACCGGATGACTTATTATACACTAAAGAGCATGAATGGATAAAGATAGAGGGAAATAAAGGCGCCGTCGGCATAACCGACTATGCGCAATCGCATCTCGGCGACGTGACATATGTTGAACTTCCGGAAAAAGGAAAAAGCGTAAAGCAATCCGAAGCGCTGGCCGCCATTGACTCAGTAAAAGCCGCGAGCGACATATATGCGCCGATGTCGGGTACGGTTTCGGAAGTTAATGAAGGGTTGGAAAGCGCGCCCGAAAGCGTTAATAAAGACCCGTACGGCGCAGGCTGGATTGCGAAGATCGATATTAAAGACGCTGAGGAAAAGAAGAACCTGATGGACAGTAAAGCGTATAAGCAGTATTTGGAGAGCATAAAAGAATGAGTTATTATTGTCCGCATACAAAAGAAGATATAAAGGCGATGCTGGGGGCGATCGGGGTAAATTCTGTCGACGATCTTTTTAAGGATATAAAGCCTTCGTATAAACCTAAATCCTTCGATCTGCCCAAGGGCAAGTCTGAGATGGAAGTGATGGACTATTTTCAGAAACTCGCGGCCACAAACTGCTCTTCAATCGCAAAATTCATCGGCGGCGGCTTCTACGACCATTATATACCTGCCGTGGCCGATGCCCTTTCTTCCCGTTCTGAGTTTTATACCGCTTATACGCCGTATCAACCCGAATGCTCGCAAGGTACGCTTCAGGCAGTCTACGAGTACCAGAGCGCCATATGCGCACTCACCGGCATGGAAATAGCAAATGCCTCTTTGTACGACGGCGGTACCGCGCTTTACGAAGCTGCGATGATGGCGACAAAGATAACCGGAAGAAATAAGATAGTCGTAGACGGCGGCGTAAACCCGATATACAGGAAAATACTTTACACCTATACTAAAAACCTGCATATAGATTTTGTCGAAATTCCCGTGAGCCACAGCCAATCTACACGCGCTGAGATGTTTAAATATTTTGACGATAAGACAGCCGGCGTAATATTGCAGAACCCAAATTTTTTCGGCGCAATAGACGACCACACCGATATAATAGAAAAGGCACATTCGGTGGGCGCTATCGCGATAGAGTCGGTTTATCCGATTTCATTGGGGCTTTTGAAATCACCGCGTGAGATGAACGCCGATATAGCTACAGGCGAAGGCCAGAGTATGGGATTGCCGCTTTCTTTCGGAGGGCCGTACCTCGGATTTATGGCTACAAAAAAGGAGTTTGCCAGAAAGATGCCCGGAAGGATTGCCGGCGTTACTGTTGATAAGAACGGGAAAAGAGGCTTCGTCCTTACTCTGCAGGCGAGAGAGCAGCACATAAGGCGTGAGAAAGCGACATCGAACATATGCTCCAATGAAGCGCTTTGCGCGATGAGAGCGATCATATATCTCGCATCCTTAGGGAAAGAAGGCCTTCGCGAACTCGCGCAGTTAAACCACGATAAAGCGGAATTTGCAAAGACGCTTTTGGAAAAAATAAAAGGCGTTGAAGTAAAAAGAAACTCGCCGACTTTCAACGAATTTACGGTATTGCTCCCGAAAGATGCGGACAGTGTAGTTAATGCTATGATAGATAAGAATTTTTTCGCAGGAATCCCCTTGGGTCGCTTTTACAAGGATATGGAGAAGTATCTTTTAGTGGCAGTGACGGAAAAGAGGAGCAAAAAAGAGATAGAAGATTTCGCCGTGGCATTGAAATCGGTAATCTGACAAATCTTCCGCCACAAATCTTCGGCGGATCCGCCTCAGGCGGAAACCAGGTTAGAATGTATGGAATTAATATTTGAAAAGAGCGTAAAAGGCAGGCGCGGTATCTCCTTACCGGTGCCCGATGTTCCGACGGCAAAGATGGATGGCCGTTACCTGCGCGCTAAAGCCGCGGAATTGCCGGAGGTCTCTGAGCTGGACATTGTAAGGCATTTTACCAATCTATCGCGGATGAATTTTTCGGTAGATACCAATTTTTATCCTCTAGGTTCCTGCACGATGAAATATAACCCCAAATTCACCGAGACGATAGCGAATCTGGCAGGTTTCCGTGAACTTCATCCTCTGATGGCGCAGTTCGATTATGCCGAGGGCCTGGTACGGGGGGCGCTGGAAGTTTTGTATGACGTTGAGGTACTTCTTGCGGAAATAACGGGCATGAAGGAAGTGACGACCGAACCGCTTGCGGGTGCCCACGGCGAACTTACCGGTATAATGCTTATAGCGGCTTACCATAACCATAAAAAGAATAAGAAAAAGTATGTCCTTGTGCCGGATTCTTCGCACGGAACCAACCCGGCAAGCGCCGCGATAGCGGGTTACGAGCTTATATCCATTCCCACCGGCAAAGACGGCTGCGTGGATATGGACGAATACAAGGCAAAGCTTACCAATGATGTCGCGGCGGTCATGCTGACATGCCCGAATACTCTGGGTATATTCAACACGCACATAAAGGAGGTCGCGGATCTGGCGCACAAAGTGGATGCGCTCATGTATTACGACGGAGCGAACCTGAATGCCATAATGGGTAAAGTCAGGCCCGGCGACGTAGGGTTCGACGTCATCCACTTAAATCTGCACAAGACATTTGCAACGCCGCACGGCGGAGGAGGGCCGGGGGCAGGGCCGGTGGGCGTCAGCGAAAAGCTTGTGGATTTTCTGCCCGTCCCCAAGGTTGTAAAAAATAAAGACGGGTCCTTCTCGCTGAAGGAGAATAAACCGAAGTCCATAGGGCGCATAGCTCCTTTTTACGGCAATTTCGGCGTGATACTTAAAGCATATGCCTATATTCTGCTTCTCGGCAGAGAAGGGCTGATAGAGGCCAGCGAGATGGCAGTCCTGAATGCCAATTATTGCATGGCGCTTCTAAAGAAGGCATACAATCTTCCTTATGACAGAACATGTATGCATGAATTTGTCCTTTCGGCGGCAAAACAGCTCGAACACGGTATCCGCGCGCTTGATATCGCGAAATACCTTATAGATAACGGGATTCATCCGCCTACGATATATTTTCCGCTTATTGTCAAAGAGGCAATAATGGTAGAGCCGACCGAGACGGAATCCAAAGAAACCTTGGATCGCTTTATAGAAGTTATGCTTAAAGCAGCCGAACTCTCCCAAAAAGACCCGGAGGTCTTAAAAAATGCCCCTACCACTATGCCCGTTTCGCGGCTCGACGAGGTAAAGGCGGCAAAGGATATAAACTGCAGCCATATATGACAGTCAAAGATATATCCTTCGCGTCCATAGACGAAAATATCCGTTATGACGAAAGCTTGCTTGAGTGCGCCGAAAATGGCATGGGCGGCGAAGTGCTGAGGTTCTGGGAAGCGAAAAATATTTCCATAATATTGGGAAGAGCCTGCAAAGAAGAGCTGGAAATAAAAAAGAGCGAAGCGCGAGACGACGGCATAAAAATAGCAAAGCGCATGTCAGGAGGCGGTACGGTGCTTCAGGGCCCCGGCTGCCTTAACTACGCGCTCGTATTGTCTTTTGAAAATAGGCCCGAGCTAAAAGATATAAAGAAATCATATCAAATTATACTCGAGCGCATTTGCGCCGCTCTTAACCGTATCGGTATTAAGGCGGAATTCGAACCCATTTCAGATATGGCGACAGGCGGCAGAAAATTTTCCGGCAACGCGCAGTGGCGCCAAAAAAGATATATGCTTCATCACGGAACGATCCTTTATAATTTTCCGATAGAGAAAATAGGCCGGTATCTTAAGATGCCGCCGGCTGAGCCGCCGTATCGAAAAGGCAAAAGCCACAGCGAATTTTTGTGCAATGCGGGCGCTAAAGCGCCGGAAATAAAAAAGGCCATAGAGCGGGCATGGGAAAAATAAACTCCTTAATAGAGCGGGCTAAAAAAGATCCGAAGCGCATAGTCTTCGCGGAAGCGGGCGACGAAAGGGTCCTCTTGGCGATAAAGCGTATCACGGCGGAGCATATAGCCAAGGTGGTGCTTATAGACGAAACCGGTGCCGCAAAGAAATCTTTAGGGCTTGCCGCGGAGATAATAGTGCCTTCGGAATATTCCCGCATAGATGAAGTAGCGAAAAAGTTATATGAGCTGAAGAAGCACAAAGGCATAACGGAGAAGGACGCGAAAGCTACTCTTCTGAAAGACCCCCTGTGCCTGGCTGCTATACTGACGCGCATGGGTATTGTGGATGGTTTTGTCGCGGGCGCTGTGCATACGACGAGGGATGTGGTGCGCGCGGCGATAAATTATATGGAGATAGACCGCTCTTTGGCCATTGTCTCAGGCGCGTTCCTTATGGAGCTTGCCGATCCGTTGTTTGGCGCATCCGGCTTTTTTGTATTTTCGGATTGCGGGGTAGTGCCGATGCCGTCGGCGAAACAATTGGCGCGTATAGCTATATCGGCCGGAGATCTTCTGGAAAAATTATTTAAGATAAAACCGAGGATCGCTTTTCTGACATATTCTTCAAAAGGAAGCGCCGAGGGGGAATCTGTAGAACGCGCAAAAGAGGCGGTGAAAAAGGTAAAAGAAAAGAGGCCCGATTTTATCGTGGACGGTGAATTGCAGTTCGATACGGCTACCGTGCCGGAAGTGGCGAAGCGCAAAGCCCCGAAGAGCCCCATAAAAGGCGACGCGAATGTCCTTATTTTTCCGAATCTGGATGCCGGCAATATAACATATAAAGCCGTCGAGCGTCTGGCAAAGGCCACGGCAGTGGGACCTGCGCTTTTAGGGTTTACAAAACCATGTAGCGACCTTTCGCGCGGATCAAGCGCGGAAGATATTGTCAACGCAACAGCTCTGACAGCGGTTAGAGCCCAATTGGGAATTTAAATATGATAATAGTCACGGGTGCCGCAGGGTTCATAGGAAGCGCTCTTTTGTGGAAACTGAATAATAAAGGCATAGGCGACATTATTCTTGTGGATGAGGCGCTTACGAGCGAAAAAAAACCGAATATAGATAGTAAAAAATATAAAGATTTTATAGAAAAAGAAAAATTCCTCGCGCTCATTTCTTCGGATAAGCTGGGAAAGAAAGCGGATGCGATCTTTCACCTGGGCGCCTGCAGTTCGACCACAGTGACGGATGAGGCCTATTTCAAAAAGAATAATGTAGAATATTCAAAGAGATTGGCCGAGTACGCGATGAAAAATAAGATACGTTTTATTTACGCCTCCTCTGCCGCTACATACGGAGACGGAAGTTTCGGATATAGCGACGAAGACAAGACGACGTATAAGTTAAAACCCCTAAATGCCTATGGCCGCTCCAAGCAGGAGTTCGATTTATGGGTGTTAAAAGAATCACTCGGCGATAAGGTAGTCGGCCTTAAATATTTTAATGTCTTCGGGCCAAACGAATACCATAAAAATGATATGAGAAGCGTGATAGCCAAATCCTTCGATGAAGTCGTTACAACGAAGAAGATGAGGCTTTTCAAATCGCATAAAAAAGAGTATAAAGACGGCGAGCAGAAGCGAGATTTCATATATATCAAAGATGCTGTGGATGCGACCTACCATTTTCTTGAAGCGCGCGGCAAGAACGGTATCTACAATGTAGGCACGGGGCTTGCTCGCACGTGGAACGACCTGGCGCTTGCGCTTTTTGCGGCATTGGGCATCCCGCCTAAAATAGAATATTTCGACATGCCGGAGAATCTCCGAGATAAATACCAGTATTTTACCCAGGCCGACACTGCCAAGCTAAGAGCGGGTGGTTATGAAAAGGATTTTACGGCTCTTGAAGAGGCCGTAAAAGAATACGCCGGGTTTTTAAAGAATAAGACATATTTATGAATACGCCGCGCAATGAAGTAGCGCTGAAAAAATTAAGCCCGGATTCAGGAGAAAAGTACACGCGGCTTTTTAGCAAAAAAGACAAAAGCGCCATATCGTTTCGTTCCGGCTCTGTTGTTTTAATGCCGGGCGAGAATGTCGGCGAGCACAGCACGGAGAGTGCGGAAGAGCTTTTGATTATCCTTGAGGGAAAAGGTAAGCTCTCGCTCGGCGAAGCGGCCGAAGTGGACATTGAAAAGGATCACGCCGTTTACATCCCGCCAAACACCTTGCACGATGTCAAAAATACGGGCAAAGAAAGCCTTAGATATGTTTTTGTCACAGCCTAAAAAATTTAAGCACATATACGGCCCGGTTTCCTCATGGCGGCTCGGCAGGTCTCTGGGGGTGGATATGCTTTCCGCCGACAAAAAGGCCTGCACATTCGACTGTATCTACTGCCAGCTCGGCAGTTATGCCGAAAAAACGATAAAGAGGACATGTTATATCCCTACGGCGGAGATAATACAGGAGATAAAGAATCTGCCAAGGGGGACAAAGATAGATTATATAACCTTTTCCGGAAGAGGCGAGCCGGCGCTGGCGAAGAATATCGGCGAAACGATACGGGCGATAAAAAAGATAAGTAAAAAGAAAATAGCCGTAATAACCAATGCCTCTTTGATGCGGTATAAAGACGTGAGGAAAGATCTATCTTTTGCGGATCTTGTCGTCGCTAAAATGGATGCCTATTCGGAGAAATCTTTCAGGAAAATAAACAAACCTGCCAAAGGCATCAAGTTTAAAGATGTGGTAGGCGGCCTCAAAGCTTTCGGTAAGGCGCATAAAGGCAGATTTGCGCTTCAGATAATGTTTGTCCCGCAGAACAAAAAGCATTTTAAAGAGATGGCCGAAATAGCCTATGCCATACAGCCCGACGAGATAGAGATTAATACGCCCACAAGGCCTAATCCCATAAAACCGCTTTCTAAGGATGACATCTTAAAAATAACGGCTTATTTCAGGGCGCTTAATAAGAAACCGGCACTAAAAACTAAAATCATCTCTTTGTACGAAAGTGTCCGTAAAAATGCCTCCGCGATAAGCAGGGAGGCGACGATCAAGCGCAGAGGCGCAGTTAAATAATAAGGTAGCCCCTCGACTTCGCTCGGGGCGATTTGCATACGAGCAAGTGAGGGCAAATCGGGGGTTAGCATGGCGGATGTAAAAAAGATGGAATTTAAGAGCATATGCGTTTTAAGCGTATTTAGGTATTTTGGCGGGGTATTTTTGATAGCGGGGCTTATGATAGGTCTTTTCGCAAATATCTTCAACATAACTCTTGCGACACCGCAGCTTGTGAAGGCCTTGCCTTTTATGGCCAACGTAACCTCGGGGATACCTGCCGGCGTAGCGTTCGCCATTATGTACGGGTTAAGCGCGGGCATAGGATTTTCCATATTTGCCTTACTTTATAATCTATTCGCGAGTATTATGGGCGGCATCAAATGTCTGGTAAAAGAGGAATAGCGGTTTTAGCGGTGGAAAATCTGAAAAAGGAGCTTTCAAATAGACTTTCCGGCATTAAGAGAGTGGCTGTTTTAGGCATAGGGTCCCAGCTTAAAGGCGATGATGCCGCCGGTATTATCGCGGCAATGCGCTTAAAAGAGCTTATCGCAAAAAAATCGCTGAGCCGGGACGTGGAAATTTTTATAGGCGGCACTGCCCCGGAAAATATCACGAGCGAGATTAAAAGATTTGGGCCTTCCGCCATTATTATTATAGATTCCGCAGATATAGGAAGCTCTCCCGGAAGCATTGGCCTCATAGATGCCGAAGACATAGGAGGCATTTCTCTTAGCACGCACAACCTGCCGGCAACCATGTTGATAGAATATCTAAAGCAGTTTCTTAAATGCGAGGTTTGGATCATGGGCATTCAGCCAAAATCGCTTAAATTCGGCGAGGAACTTTCACCGGAAGTCAGCAAAACATCGGAGTCGCTGGCTCAGATGATGGCAGGCCTTTTTTGATACCTCCGCTTTACAGCCCGGTAAAAATCTGATATACTGAACGCGAAAATGTGTGCCTGTAACTTCCCGCCTACACACTAGCGTGTTCGGCGGGATCCCGCAGAGGAGCGAAGCGACGTATGCGGGACAGCTTCCGCCAGAGGCGGACCAGCCTTCGGCTGGGGATAGTACTTGGCTGCGACATGGGTATCGTCCCGCCAAATCGAAATGCGCCCGTAGCTCAATTGGATAGAGTAACTGGCTACGAACCAGTAGGTTGGCCGTTCAAACCGGCCCGGGCGCGCCAATAATAAAGATTTGGCGGGACCAGGCACTAAATTTCGTCAAACCATGAAATTATCTCACGAATATTATATGCAGGAAGCGCTAAAGGAGGCCGTGAAGGCCTTTCGGCGCGACGAGGTACCTGTGGGCGCTGTGATAGTGCACAAAGATAAAATCATAGCGCGCGCCCATAATCAGATAGTTACCCTTAAAGATCCCACAGCCCACGCCGAGATGATAGCCATTACCCAGGCCGCCGATTACCTCAGGAACGAAAGATTGATAAATTGTTCGCTCTATGCGACAATAGAGCCCTGCGCGATGTGCGCGGGCGCAGCGGTGCTCGCAAGGATTGAAAAAATCATATACGGCGCCGATGATCCGAAAACCGGAGCGTGCGGCTCCGTCATCAATATCGCAAGCAATAAAAAATTGAATCACAGGATAGAAGTAACGGGCGGCATAATGCGCGAAGACTGTGCCGGTTTACTGAAAGATTTTTTCAAAAAGAAACGATCCGCAAGGAGGGGAGCATGACGCAAAAAATCGCATTTATAGCGGCAATCGTTTTACCGCTATGGAACATACCGCTTATTGTAAGGATCGTAAAAAGAAAATCCTCCAAAGATATCAGTATCTATTGGGTACTAGGAGTCTGGACATGTTTTTTATTGATGGCCCCGGAGGCCTTTCGTTCTCCTGATCCCGTTTGGCGAGCATTTAATATTATGAATCTTATACTTTTTACCGCCGTTGTTATTGCTGTGTTAGCCTATCGAAAAAGAGGAGGTGTTGAGTGACAATTGAAATGATACGCCGAGCGCTGGGCTGGTGTTCTATAATCAATATTGGGCTGCTCCTCTGGTGGTTCATTGCTATTACACTGTTGCACGATTGGGTCTATCGATGGCATACAAAATGGTTTAAATTGTCGGTAGAGAAGTTCGATGAGATCCACTATATGGGCATAGCGTTCTTCAAGGTGGGCCTATTCTTTTTCAATATTGTCCCGTATTTCGCATTATGCATCGTTGGGTAAGATATTGATAAATCGCTATTTTCATGCTAAAATATAAATCTATTCGATTTGATATTCTGCGCAAAGGTTACGCTTATCTGTTTCAAAAGTAGTTTTTAATAAGAAAAAAAGTGAAAAACGTTAAACAAGTTTTAAGAGTTAAGTTTGATAGCGGCAAGCAAAGGGAATTTATAGAGCAATCCCTTATTACCCTAGATACAAAGATTCC
The nucleotide sequence above comes from Candidatus Omnitrophota bacterium. Encoded proteins:
- the gcvH gene encoding glycine cleavage system protein GcvH codes for the protein MNIPDDLLYTKEHEWIKIEGNKGAVGITDYAQSHLGDVTYVELPEKGKSVKQSEALAAIDSVKAASDIYAPMSGTVSEVNEGLESAPESVNKDPYGAGWIAKIDIKDAEEKKNLMDSKAYKQYLESIKE
- the gcvPA gene encoding aminomethyl-transferring glycine dehydrogenase subunit GcvPA; the encoded protein is MSYYCPHTKEDIKAMLGAIGVNSVDDLFKDIKPSYKPKSFDLPKGKSEMEVMDYFQKLAATNCSSIAKFIGGGFYDHYIPAVADALSSRSEFYTAYTPYQPECSQGTLQAVYEYQSAICALTGMEIANASLYDGGTALYEAAMMATKITGRNKIVVDGGVNPIYRKILYTYTKNLHIDFVEIPVSHSQSTRAEMFKYFDDKTAGVILQNPNFFGAIDDHTDIIEKAHSVGAIAIESVYPISLGLLKSPREMNADIATGEGQSMGLPLSFGGPYLGFMATKKEFARKMPGRIAGVTVDKNGKRGFVLTLQAREQHIRREKATSNICSNEALCAMRAIIYLASLGKEGLRELAQLNHDKAEFAKTLLEKIKGVEVKRNSPTFNEFTVLLPKDADSVVNAMIDKNFFAGIPLGRFYKDMEKYLLVAVTEKRSKKEIEDFAVALKSVI
- the gcvPB gene encoding aminomethyl-transferring glycine dehydrogenase subunit GcvPB, which translates into the protein MELIFEKSVKGRRGISLPVPDVPTAKMDGRYLRAKAAELPEVSELDIVRHFTNLSRMNFSVDTNFYPLGSCTMKYNPKFTETIANLAGFRELHPLMAQFDYAEGLVRGALEVLYDVEVLLAEITGMKEVTTEPLAGAHGELTGIMLIAAYHNHKKNKKKYVLVPDSSHGTNPASAAIAGYELISIPTGKDGCVDMDEYKAKLTNDVAAVMLTCPNTLGIFNTHIKEVADLAHKVDALMYYDGANLNAIMGKVRPGDVGFDVIHLNLHKTFATPHGGGGPGAGPVGVSEKLVDFLPVPKVVKNKDGSFSLKENKPKSIGRIAPFYGNFGVILKAYAYILLLGREGLIEASEMAVLNANYCMALLKKAYNLPYDRTCMHEFVLSAAKQLEHGIRALDIAKYLIDNGIHPPTIYFPLIVKEAIMVEPTETESKETLDRFIEVMLKAAELSQKDPEVLKNAPTTMPVSRLDEVKAAKDINCSHI
- a CDS encoding lipoate--protein ligase family protein — encoded protein: MTVKDISFASIDENIRYDESLLECAENGMGGEVLRFWEAKNISIILGRACKEELEIKKSEARDDGIKIAKRMSGGGTVLQGPGCLNYALVLSFENRPELKDIKKSYQIILERICAALNRIGIKAEFEPISDMATGGRKFSGNAQWRQKRYMLHHGTILYNFPIEKIGRYLKMPPAEPPYRKGKSHSEFLCNAGAKAPEIKKAIERAWEK
- the pta gene encoding phosphate acetyltransferase, giving the protein MGKINSLIERAKKDPKRIVFAEAGDERVLLAIKRITAEHIAKVVLIDETGAAKKSLGLAAEIIVPSEYSRIDEVAKKLYELKKHKGITEKDAKATLLKDPLCLAAILTRMGIVDGFVAGAVHTTRDVVRAAINYMEIDRSLAIVSGAFLMELADPLFGASGFFVFSDCGVVPMPSAKQLARIAISAGDLLEKLFKIKPRIAFLTYSSKGSAEGESVERAKEAVKKVKEKRPDFIVDGELQFDTATVPEVAKRKAPKSPIKGDANVLIFPNLDAGNITYKAVERLAKATAVGPALLGFTKPCSDLSRGSSAEDIVNATALTAVRAQLGI
- the rfaD gene encoding ADP-glyceromanno-heptose 6-epimerase, whose product is MIIVTGAAGFIGSALLWKLNNKGIGDIILVDEALTSEKKPNIDSKKYKDFIEKEKFLALISSDKLGKKADAIFHLGACSSTTVTDEAYFKKNNVEYSKRLAEYAMKNKIRFIYASSAATYGDGSFGYSDEDKTTYKLKPLNAYGRSKQEFDLWVLKESLGDKVVGLKYFNVFGPNEYHKNDMRSVIAKSFDEVVTTKKMRLFKSHKKEYKDGEQKRDFIYIKDAVDATYHFLEARGKNGIYNVGTGLARTWNDLALALFAALGIPPKIEYFDMPENLRDKYQYFTQADTAKLRAGGYEKDFTALEEAVKEYAGFLKNKTYL
- a CDS encoding cupin domain-containing protein; this translates as MNTPRNEVALKKLSPDSGEKYTRLFSKKDKSAISFRSGSVVLMPGENVGEHSTESAEELLIILEGKGKLSLGEAAEVDIEKDHAVYIPPNTLHDVKNTGKESLRYVFVTA
- a CDS encoding radical SAM protein, producing the protein MFLSQPKKFKHIYGPVSSWRLGRSLGVDMLSADKKACTFDCIYCQLGSYAEKTIKRTCYIPTAEIIQEIKNLPRGTKIDYITFSGRGEPALAKNIGETIRAIKKISKKKIAVITNASLMRYKDVRKDLSFADLVVAKMDAYSEKSFRKINKPAKGIKFKDVVGGLKAFGKAHKGRFALQIMFVPQNKKHFKEMAEIAYAIQPDEIEINTPTRPNPIKPLSKDDILKITAYFRALNKKPALKTKIISLYESVRKNASAISREATIKRRGAVK
- the hycI gene encoding hydrogenase maturation peptidase HycI; the protein is MSGKRGIAVLAVENLKKELSNRLSGIKRVAVLGIGSQLKGDDAAGIIAAMRLKELIAKKSLSRDVEIFIGGTAPENITSEIKRFGPSAIIIIDSADIGSSPGSIGLIDAEDIGGISLSTHNLPATMLIEYLKQFLKCEVWIMGIQPKSLKFGEELSPEVSKTSESLAQMMAGLF
- the tadA gene encoding tRNA adenosine(34) deaminase TadA yields the protein MKLSHEYYMQEALKEAVKAFRRDEVPVGAVIVHKDKIIARAHNQIVTLKDPTAHAEMIAITQAADYLRNERLINCSLYATIEPCAMCAGAAVLARIEKIIYGADDPKTGACGSVINIASNKKLNHRIEVTGGIMREDCAGLLKDFFKKKRSARRGA